In Candidatus Methylomirabilota bacterium, the following proteins share a genomic window:
- a CDS encoding uroporphyrinogen decarboxylase family protein, protein MVDAKTADQALQTYIRPQTFPVAIRMLKPGEAIPERAKRPARDFGKLSMNCQVIDMARRYGWLIALTRDDHVCSLGITAIGFDKPTHLYTSGTLCEGMYTETKAAGARSEAAVDKFAPGEYTCLLVCPLDRATFEPHLVVVYANPAQVMRLTQAALWKRGGRLTSSFEGRAVCADIIVTTMQTGEPQVILPCSGDRIFGQTQDHEMAFTIPWAKMGEIIEGLEGTHRGGIRYPITQFMEYEAKMPPKYMDALKLLDVEKGKTQYTPRDRVVAAYKRSFADRVPVYPIVASYAGTLDGLSIEEFCTTPSKAIKAMLNYYERHQPDVVLAYNDLAKEAEATGCGVKYSDYVVPSIETHVLQEDKGKLATLSIPDPDKDGRLPAFLEVCEGLVAAKLPTAVGAVAVGPWTIAMLMRNPEVMLLDTFEDPGFIHELMRFTTEYCKRWGDAIAKTRIGLSYSEPTASISLISPDNYREFIAPYHKELVEYFKAKKVGLTTHICGTTYPIYEDLIRCGFTTISFDLDQQADPKLQVDQLARFMEVSKQRAVAIGNVDATLFERATKAEIEAEVRRCVAAAARYSGWILSTSCEIPPRSKPEIVQWFMDAAWDYGRYERLTG, encoded by the coding sequence GGCGAGGCGATCCCCGAGCGGGCCAAACGGCCGGCGCGTGACTTCGGCAAGCTCTCCATGAACTGCCAGGTCATCGACATGGCGCGCCGGTACGGATGGCTGATCGCGCTGACCCGCGACGACCACGTCTGCTCCCTCGGGATCACGGCGATCGGCTTCGACAAGCCGACCCACCTCTACACCTCGGGGACCCTCTGCGAGGGGATGTACACCGAGACCAAGGCGGCCGGGGCACGCTCGGAGGCGGCGGTCGACAAGTTCGCCCCCGGCGAGTACACCTGCCTCCTCGTCTGCCCGCTCGACCGCGCGACCTTCGAGCCCCACCTGGTGGTGGTCTACGCGAATCCGGCCCAGGTGATGCGGCTCACCCAGGCTGCGCTCTGGAAGCGGGGCGGGCGACTCACCTCCTCGTTCGAGGGCCGGGCGGTCTGCGCGGACATCATCGTCACCACCATGCAGACCGGCGAGCCTCAGGTCATCCTCCCCTGCTCGGGTGACCGGATCTTCGGCCAGACCCAGGACCACGAGATGGCCTTCACCATCCCGTGGGCCAAGATGGGCGAGATCATCGAGGGGCTGGAGGGGACGCACCGGGGCGGGATCCGCTATCCGATCACGCAGTTCATGGAGTACGAGGCGAAGATGCCGCCGAAGTACATGGACGCCCTCAAGCTGCTCGACGTGGAGAAGGGCAAGACGCAGTACACCCCGCGGGACCGGGTGGTGGCCGCCTACAAGCGCTCCTTCGCGGACCGCGTCCCGGTCTATCCCATCGTGGCCTCCTACGCGGGCACCCTCGACGGGCTCTCGATCGAGGAGTTCTGCACCACGCCGTCGAAGGCCATCAAGGCGATGCTCAACTACTACGAGCGTCACCAGCCCGACGTCGTCCTCGCCTACAACGATCTCGCCAAGGAGGCGGAGGCGACCGGCTGCGGCGTGAAGTACTCGGACTACGTCGTTCCCTCCATCGAGACGCACGTCCTCCAGGAGGACAAGGGAAAGCTGGCCACGCTCTCGATCCCGGATCCCGACAAGGACGGGCGGCTGCCCGCCTTCCTCGAGGTCTGCGAGGGACTGGTGGCGGCCAAGCTTCCCACGGCGGTGGGCGCGGTGGCGGTCGGCCCCTGGACCATCGCCATGCTCATGCGGAACCCGGAGGTCATGCTGCTGGACACCTTCGAGGACCCGGGCTTCATCCACGAGCTGATGCGCTTCACCACGGAGTACTGCAAGCGCTGGGGCGACGCCATCGCCAAGACCCGGATCGGGCTCTCCTACTCGGAGCCCACCGCCTCGATCAGCCTGATCTCTCCCGACAATTACCGCGAGTTCATCGCCCCCTATCACAAGGAGCTGGTCGAGTACTTCAAGGCCAAGAAGGTGGGTCTCACGACCCACATCTGCGGCACGACCTACCCGATCTACGAGGACCTGATCCGGTGCGGCTTCACGACCATCTCCTTCGACCTCGACCAGCAGGCCGACCCCAAGCTCCAGGTGGACCAGCTCGCCCGCTTCATGGAGGTGTCCAAGCAGCGGGCGGTGGCCATCGGGAACGTCGACGCCACGCTCTTCGAGCGGGCCACCAAGGCCGAGATCGAGGCCGAGGTGCGCCGCTGTGTCGCCGCCGCCGCCCGGTACTCGGGCTGGATCCTCTCGACCTCGTGCGAGATCCCGCCGCGCTCC